One Arachis hypogaea cultivar Tifrunner chromosome 2, arahy.Tifrunner.gnm2.J5K5, whole genome shotgun sequence genomic window, tatttatttttatgaaatgaGATCATAAGAATTCTAAAAAATTCTATAAATATGTAGCATAATCAATATGATTTTACTTGGATGCAGAATCTTTTACTTGAGGAGAGTGTGTATGTAAAACCGGtttattaatggctaattaatctataaatgagaatttattctagaaagtcaaaaatgtgatttttatggcttaatatgatagaggagattgagtcgagaattttgataccaaatttgtagaaatcggaccaagattggaccgaacggaccaAATCTGGCCAACCGGACCCacagtgggcccttggcccaacctaactaaaccaaaaccctaattttcagTACTCTCTTTCCTCACAACACACTAAttcacgctgaaatggagtaGGAATGGAGGAAGAACACTTTCTCAAgttataacttttgatctagagtttCGATTGCCGCACTGTTTGCGGCCACACGTTcaccgcgaagagctctacaaaacccatacaatcaatcttgaagTAAGCCACagtttgctcttcgaatttccagccttgatttTGAATTTCATGGTGAAAAGTGTTGAgtttttgggctctttgatgttataggacccaactctcttaaAGGAGAatgttaatcttgtctccttgaaccttgggtgtgataagattctcaactctagtgtaatttgttgttctatgatgtttgggtattgagatattgtgtatgggtatgataattgtggcttaggaagtgtgtatgtgaatattgaagtttgattgagattttggaaagttTGGAGAAGGGCTTTGGTGTGTCAAAAATCCGTTCTTGGTGGTGTTGgaaccttgagagcttgtggaaaggtgatttggaagtgctccggttgagcggagaaaatcggctaaggtatggtctcggtttcctaTATCTAAAATGTAATATGGTGGGAAAAACTTGGGCTAAAGGACCTAAGATAGGGATTGAATTATTGaggttgttgaatggttgagatatattgtgTGGTCATatatatgattatgaatattgatgttttgatggtatgatgtatgagaattatgcatatttgatatatgcttgatgattgattgaggttgaattgtgggtgaaaccatgttgatggtgagggtGATATTGATTATatgtaatgatggttgattggataTGGTGTTGTTGGGAATAGGgatgagaaagagtatatgacATGAAAATATGTTTGAAGTTTTTATTTTAGTGAAATGGATTAAAATGATGGGATGGTGTTTTGTCATTGTTGATAAACATGTTAATGTaggagttgaggaggcttgaagtgattttggcatgttttggttgattttaaaaatggttgaaattggtttgttttgaaaatggaacttgtggttttgtatgaaaatatggttttttggCATACTTTTACGGAGAATAACTTGAACTccggatctccgttttgtgccaaacttgtttagaaatgaattTGGATTCGGGatgtttatgccgttcgaagaacgggaaAAAATGATTTGAAATGGAGAAGTTATGCCCATTaaaagattggggtttgaaactatgaattctgtagcttttaacttagaaaaatttttggcAGAATGCGCACCCACGCGTAGgtgtgactgacgtgtacgcatCGTTTTCACTATCCACTCGTGCGTGtggcctacgcgtacgcgtcgatgggctacaccaaatgcccagccaacTTTCCAAGAGTTGTGCGAGAATTGTGCTAGTCTTGTGCGTAGGGCACAAACGcaaccacgcgtatgcgtggctaaCGCGTAGGCGTCCCTTGGCTGTTTTTCCATCCACGTGTGCACGTGGGCGACGCATACGTGTCGATGCACTTTTGGCTTTCCAtgcgtgcgcatgggcgacgcgcacaGGTGAccctattttcatcccaaagtttatttttgagttttaaaagccaaatttcatacttctaagcctctgatctcaccccttatgtcttaaattattataatatgcCTAGCGATGGGAAAAGagttaggggatgtggtaacttgtgaatgAAGGAATGGGATAAttaatgatcaatgatgatcaaatatGATCGTATGAGATACgaaggatggcggtggaagtgctttatgtgccatgggccgaaaggctgtgattgttaatgaattggtgGTTATGAATTTAACCATGAGttggatggctgagttattgtcgagttacggcggagccattattgaattatggctgagtatgaaaTGCATATATGCTTATTGATTGAAATGTGaattgttgcacttccactatttgagatacgagtttccctgggtgaaagtggtggctagccaccacgtgctccaggtggaaactcgatactctgctgaccctatgccgtaagtgtggccggacactgtgaaagttctggatgagctcgcccccgtgaatatacaccagtgagggtgttggatatgaacTGTGatttatgttgagtataactcgagttggggatgcacgacaaagGGACAGTCCAACGGTTAGCTACcgggacttgtcgggttggctttgtaactgacagatgagactcatcagccattaggacaggcatacatcatatgcatattatgtgaattgtttgagattgcctaattgtctgcatattacttgctaattgtctaaatgttatatctgcttcctatttgtatatcacttgtctgatataactgtgtttgccacattatactcctgctggtggttgggaggtctgaaggatttggaaaaggaagtattagttagactgaagatctttagtcagttgccatttgTGGTTTAGACTGTTTATAAGTTTTAATTTATCTGgtagaagttctaggattgccttcggcttttccaAGATATTACATGTTAAATATGTGGGAACTGTTGCCATGCTgggaacctccggttctcacccatgcgaattttgtgattttcagatgcaggacgtgaggctcatCGCTGAAGCatactggagacttctggattagtgaagatcctttgttctcgggactctgttttagtttatatgttttgctagATACTTGTTATCTCCACTAATAAtataaactgtgatgactcctcttagaggtggtttttggagaataggttttgtaTTTTTGTCCCTTTGAGTTTCTTAGGGTTTCTCATtttatttacatgtatatattttctatgctcggaccggttatctttgcaactggattttgagttttgatattgttccgagggttacctgaagctgtaggtcgatctcggtcgagatcttctgggTTGGTCGGAGCCGAAGTGTCCGACAGGCGTATagtggccggagctggtgtgtccgacttgtggaactgagagtgctgctgatcctttgtcaccaaagggtgggggtacctgcaagggactccgatgtttaagttagcaagggtattaagcaggtattgagtagaatcaaagtatgagttatacctgggtgctccagtgtataagataagttagttatcttatcttatcttatctcttgttgaggtcagcttatcttccatggaaccgcccttGTCTCTatcggcttgggctgcctttggatctgggtcgtattctttgagttgggcccttctttgggcttttcctatcgctttggccgacttcttcgtaaagaagtcggtccgtttgacctaaagaggtcggtcgctttgttactgAACATTCCGACTCggtcatctcgacccagggtatgaacagatatTCATGTTTTTGGcactcctttatatatataatcttgcAATGGCTTATCGTTTATGCatctcgttacgttatcgatcggagtgttgtgctttcgagttacgattttgttttaccccttctcaaaggctcctagttatattcATTTTcgcactactatacgtactaaattttattttagaggtcgtaataccttgccatcttaaAATTATAACTTAAGCATAAAATTctatatggtagggtgttacacagggGCGGATGTACATACTATTAAAGGGGGCAATGCCCCCCccccaaattttaattttcattaaaaaaaagtcTAGCCCCTCCTGTTTTTATTTCCCAGCCCCCCTTCCTTTTTTTTCGTATTACTTTCCCAGGCCTCCCCCCTTAATTCATACAAAAAAATAGCCCAATAGCCCATTTTCCAATTTTCACCCCTTTTTTTATTTGCCAGCCGTCCAGCCCCCTTCCTAATAGCCCATTTCCCGATTCCTAATTCCCACCCCTTTTTTTATTTGCCAGCCACCCAGCCCCCTTCTTCTTTGTTCGCATATTTTTTCAATCCCTTTTTTTGTTCCTACacttttcattttcactttgcaGGTAACAATTTGACTTTTTCgattcttctttttttatctctttaatcttcttatcttttacctCTTTgactcttgtttttttttttttgcaaattaaaaaaaaagataataattcaACAAGTGATTCTTCACTCCTGTTTCTCAAAAAaggttctatttttattcttttttattttaagaaaattattgaactattaacttttctattattatttttctgttagtcttgtctaatttttttatatatttagttatttacttaattttttattatttgttaattaagtttttgttattatatgttagtttgtatatttagtttttttattagttaactatttaattacaaggttatattatttatactacaatattagtattattgttctgaattttaatatcttattttgaattgaaatataatttttatattttataaagatcTAAGTTGTAATTTACACTTTttgctaaatatatttttaattataggaACTTATTTGGCCATTTGAATTATGAGTAAGTTCAAAaccattgatacattttttaaaagaaaagatcaagagaatgaagatgcttCTACTATTACTACTCCAATACTTGAGGGGTCATCAAATTTCattatttcaagttctccattgaatAGCTCAAAGCGTCCTCGACTTCTTCCAAATCAACTGGATGTTTTTCGTTTGGAAAGAGATCCTGGAATGCGACCAATGATTTGAAAGTTTCCTCCAAATCAAAGAGATGAAATCCGTCGGGCTTATATTAAAGTTGGACCAAATCAACCAATTCTTGATAATTATCCATTTTCTGGTGATAAAATTCATCGTCGCTTTCAAGTTTCATGGTATAAATTATTTCCATCTTGGTTAGAATATTCTATAGAAGATGATgctatatattatttttcatgctttctttttgctaaggaaCCTTCAATCAATACGggttcaaatatttttattgagaatgatttcaggaattggaagaaagtaaataGTGGAAAAGAATGTGATCTTTTGAATCACATTGGCAAAGGTTCCAACTCATTCCGTCATAAGGCGTTGAAATCATGTGATGATTTGATGAAACAATCATAACATATCAGCAGACTTCTTCATAAGCAAACATCAGAAGAGATTGAAAATAATCGAATTCGACTAGGAGCATCTATAGATTGCATTAGATGGTTGACATTTCAAGGTTGCGCATACAGAGGACATGATGAAAGCCAAAGTTCAAGCAACAGAGGTAACTTTTTGGAAATGTTGAAATTTTTGGGATCTTACAACGAAAGAGTGAAAAAGAATGTTTTGAAAAATGCTCCAAAAAATGCTAAGTATATTACAAATGATGTCCAAAAAGAAATTCTACATATTCTTGCTACTAAGGTGAGAAATTCAATTAGAGAAGAGATTGGAGATGCCAAATTTTGCATTATTGTTGATGAAGCTAGAGATGAATCTAAAAAGGAGCAAATGGCCATTGTTTTGAGATTTGTTACTCTAGATGATTTTGTTAAAGAGAGATTTTTTGATCTTGTGCATGTCACTGATACTTGTGCAACAACTTTAAAGAAAGAATTGATTTATGTCTTTTCTCATTATAATCTCCAAGTTGAAAATATTAGGGGTCAAGGGTATGATGGTGCTAGCAACATGCGGGTGAGTGGAATGGTTTGCAAGCTTTGTTTCTTAAAGATTCTCCTCAAGCATATTATGTACATTGTTTTGCTCATAGGTTACAATTAGCATTGGTGGTAGCTTCAAGAGAGGtacttcaaattcatgaattttttactCAATTAAACTCTATTGTCACTATTGTTAGTGCTTCTTCAAAAAGACATGATCAATTACAAGAATctcaagcaattgaaaatgcAAACTTGGTTGCTCAAAATGAATTAGAAACAGGCAAAGGTGCGAATCAAATAAGCACTTTACAAAGAGTTGGGGATACTCGATGGAGctctcactttaattctatttgcagTTTAGTAAAAATGTTTACTGCTACCAACATTGTTCTCAATAATATCATTGAAGATAGGACAACTTATGCACAAAGAGGTGAGGCTTATggtgttagtaaaatattattgtcatttgaatttgttttcacTTTGCATTTGATGAAAGAGATTATGGGAATCACTAATGTTCTTTGCCAAGCACTGCAACAACAATCTCAAGATATTCTTAATGCAATGCATATTGTTTCTACATCAAAGTTACTTCTTCAACAATTAAGAGATGGTGGATGGTGCAACTTTCTTGCAAATGTTAAAGATTTTTGTGAAAAGCATGAAATTGAAGTCCCTAATATGAGTGCACAATATAtttttggaagaggtcgatctcgTCAACCAAATGTGACAGTTGAGCATCATTATCGAATAGATGTATTCTTGACAACAATTGACTCTCAAATACAAGAGTTGAATAGTAGATTTAGTGAGCAAACAATAGAGCTTTTGACTTTGAGTTGTGCTTTGGATCCTAAGGACAATTTCAAATCATTTAATATTGAAGAAATTAGCAAGTTAATAGAGAAGTTTTATCCCCTTGACTTTCTTTCTAATGAGCTTAATATTTTGAAATTTCAGTTGCAACATTATCAGCATGATATACCAAATCATTTGAAAGGCATTGGTACACTTTCTGAATTGTGCAAGAAGTTGCAAGAAAcgggaaaatcaagaacttatcaCATGGTTCATAGATTAATACGTCTTGTTTTGACTCTACCAGTGTCTACAGCAACAATAGAAAGAGTTTTTTCAGCAATGAAATTTTAAGACAAGACTTAGAAGTAAGATGGCCGATGAATTTCTTGCAAACAATTTGATCatctatataaaaaaagaattagcagctattttcggcataaattcaattatagatgattttgaaaatagaaaaaaaacgtCGAATGATATTTTCATGATACAAAATTGTAAGTGgtaacttttatatattattgtcttactttaattgaaattatatatttaatttttttattttatcaatagaaatagtaatataaaatatttttagtaaattattaAACATTGTCTCCCTAAATAGTTAGTCTAACTCCGCCCCTAATATTACAGTGTATATAAATATACCTTCTGTTAGTTCTAATGTAAAGTATAGCTTATCATAATTGCTAgattcaatttaattccattcCATTCCACACAATCATTTTTTTTCCCTTGGATATCATCACTCCACAAGTGCTGCATAATCTGTATAGTTCTTTGATGTTACGTGGTGCTTGTGCATTATTTGGTTGGTAAAAGCGAACCCACCCCACATCTTGGAACATCAACTATTTTTGTTTATGTCTTGGTGCTCACAACAtgcataataaattaataatcatatgAAAGCTAAATCTTAACAACGCATTATTCACTTCAACGTTTTTCCTCACTTCATGTGTACAGTATTCCCCATTTTAGCTAAGGTACAATCCACATTTGTAATTAAATGcgtttctaaattttgaatcctgATTGGAATACAACGTCTTAACTCGGgaatggatttttttaatttttttaacaattgaaagaGTAAAATATAATCTctcattattaattttataagtgaaattaataataaatatgagagagaataaCGAAGGATTAAAAATTATAGTTTACactcttatttttttcttaataattcagaGGATCCATTTCCTCTTAACTCAATTAGGCTACGTTTGTTTATAGAGATAGGACACTGAAACAGAGACAgtgaaatataaaattatatttgatagatgagatataaataaaaacattgtgtttaaaaacattaaattagtatattttgtatctatcttaataaaaaagatacagagatattaacaaaaaatacaatttatttttatttttaagtaagtatcatttgatatatttaattgtATAACTATAtatgtttaactcatttttaatgcatattttatattttaatatatattttatattaataattgattttagtagTGAATTTTAATATACACCTCATATGATTGGTCATTACAATATTGTTTTTATGTACAGCTTTTTAAATCTTACTGGTCCTTAAGATAATTTgtcataaaataaattatattaatacacataatttaaaatgtccttctttatttattttttagtaatatttAAATGAATCTAGCAAATATATACACTGACACATGATaaaattgttaattaaaaaaatatttatagaaaaatataaaatttaaattctcaatatatttattgtgtatttattaaaataaattatttaaaatttttaattactaaCAATTTTAATTTATGCTTTATGAACCCATGTTAGTTAAATtctgtttaaatttattatataattaaaattttgagaaaTTTTCTTATAGGTTAATTggtagagaaaaataaaaggcAATTATTTATGTTGTCTACCCACAACCTTGGATTTTTCGCTACCACCTCTTATTGGATATAATATATAATCGATGTTtccattaatttttttcttttttgaaaagaCTATCTTTTGACTCTTTTCAGAAAATATGAACAataattatcaattatttttcaataatatacCTCTATAAATAACTGATGGTTTGAGAgagaataagataaaataaagagagaggagaagaataAAGTATTTAGAGTAATTGTTTAAAATATACCtgattattctttcttctttttaaatattgattttagaaTATTACCTCATAAACCAATaatgcagagagagagagagagagagagagagagagagagagagagagagagagagagagagagagagagagagagagagagagagagagagagagagagagagagagagagagagagagagagagagagagagagagagagagagagagagagagagagagagatggttgCTATCAGAGTGATATAACtaaataataatgtgatttatacacaatataatatttataacaaatattatGATACAAAGAAAGAAGATATTTAATTATGTGGCTAGATAGATCCCTTACTTCatgttttttcttatttctaattttatgatatattttatatcTACCAAACGTACATTGCATATTCTTTGCAATGGAAAAATAGGATGCATTTTAAATATATCATAGTttcaaaaattagtatttttagccattgaatttaaatataaatttaattttggctATGCATCTCAAATTCTCAATAGTACAATTAGACTATGTTTGGTTTATATATGAATTCagacagaaatacaaaattttttactttGATAGTTATGTActggataaaataataaattataaatattaatattattcctataaaaaaaaaaaaccatcacTGTCCTTTCTTCTCTGCAACTATTACTACCACTACTATtctttttacaattatttaacaaattaaaaacttCAATCGAACAAGACAACACAATATTTAACAGGTTCTTTATAATATAATTGATCAATTTATCAAACATTAATCAAAATTCATATatgtatttttctttgattttagtaAATTTCTTtgcataaactaaaaaaaaaaaaatccaattttcataACCCAAAAAATTGAACATACAATAAATCGTTCTTTCCactaaaaaatttcaataaatttgtCTAAAAGTTGAATCAGATAGCAAAAGACAGTAAAAAAAAATTACGCGAGTATCAATAGTTTTATATACAATTCTGTAAGTACCTTCACAAAGGATTTTGTGCTCCAAATACCCATCGACAACTTCTTTAAAGGGATCTAAATCTATTATTTTTGTTACTAATGCTAACTTCACTCAAAAATTGAGAATTTGCAAGTGGGTAATCTAGATAGTAAATTAGGATTTTATCAGAAATGAAAATTGTTAACTTTTTGAAACACTGAAAATGGCACAATAGACAGTGTCTAAAATCTAAAAAAGCAGTGTTCGAAGGTTTCAAAATTTCCTCACAAATAGTGTCATCTTCACAAATAGTGCCTAAAAGgtggaagggagaaggaagaaagaagaaaagagggtGGCCGTGCCGGAACAACGTCTGAAAGGAATAGTGGTGGATaaaggaaagagaagaaagaaagaagaagaagaaaggggtgctGGAAGGGATTTAATCTAAGAAAGAAGAGGATGGAAAGATAAAATTCCCATAGTGGTCCCTGAGATTGACGTTGTGTACcaaaatcgtccctgagattTCAATTGCACAAATTACGTCCTTAAAATTGGAAAAATTGCACCGTATTAGTCATTGACTTGTTTTCCATTAACAACGCGCTGACGTGGACCTTTGGTGACATGTGTCACCTCATGGTTTGGCCACGTGTAACAATATGATGATGTGTCAGTCaacgacacgtggcatgctgacgtggatggttatggcacgtgtcacaatgctattGTTGACGTGTCATCCACTATGTCATCGTTACATGTGCACTAAATTTGTCATTTATTTTGCATCAAATGACTCATTTTTGTCCctaaaattgaatgtcgtgcaccaaattagtcccttcattagttttttctcatttgttttataaatttaaaattctcattatatatttgaatacactaattttaattttaacttttcacaagttatttaaatacaagtatttttataaaatatttttaaaatttaagttttaattatataattttttttataatatttattaaaataattatgtgAGATATTGATATTGATTTAGTAAAGAGTGTaagttaagagtataataatattccttaatacaatttttttaatatttaacactttaataaatattttaagaatagttGATAAGGCACTTGTtaactaatataaatttattattctcaTCCATTTTAAAAATGTCTGATTTTCCATATAATTGACTTCTTACTAAATTAATAAGATAGATTTATATTGTCgattataataattcattttatctATAAC contains:
- the LOC112722169 gene encoding uncharacterized protein, coding for MLKFLGSYNERVKKNVLKNAPKNAKYITNDVQKEILHILATKVRNSIREEIGDAKFCIIVDEARDESKKEQMAIVLRFVTLDDFVKERFFDLVHVTDTCATTLKKELIYVFSHYNLQVENIRGQGYDGASNMRVTISIGGSFKRDRTTYAQRGEAYGVSKILLSFEFVFTLHLMKEIMGITNVLCQALQQQSQDILNAMHIVSTSKLLLQQLRDGGWCNFLANVKDFCEKHEIEVPNMSAQYIFGRGRSRQPNVTVEHHYRIDVFLTTIDSQIQELNSRFSEQTIELLTLSCALDPKDNFKSFNIEEISKLIEKFYPLDFLSNELNILKFQLQHYQHDIPNHLKGIGTLSELCKKLQETGKSRTYHMVHRLIRLVLTLPVSTATIERVFSAMKF